One Bacillota bacterium genomic region harbors:
- a CDS encoding DNA internalization-related competence protein ComEC/Rec2: MVWVLALVLIAVAATTGTTLRLSVRFRAGFAWAALCIAGWAAGDLAVCHIDRGAMISVARFAGTEVTVCGIVADVRTVPRNSQVVISTKRVGVGDALLPATGGLRIRLGHTDSSADVADLRVGDTVLAKLRPELPPRAMNPGEPDFRTILLRSGIHVTARAGLSDITLVERGRPGMLTGLGLSVRELVSRTAGMTLAPAQRDLFLAMALGDPDILDGETLEAFRRVGAGHLLAASGLHVGLVIGATLGIARLMHLPVGIANTLAACASLIYAAAAGMRTSVARACFVFLLSLAGSMLGRRVRPPNLLAVAALAQLLANPLLLGDPGFQMSYMAAFITVTVVPRLAALLPARLNRFIRWCVVCLLASACIHAVLWPVVANMTNQVATVGPLVNLVALPLATIALWLGFVGCALCTVWSPMGVAVNQVSGTALEALGRFVLWSGREGWTTVWVRSLTGPEIGLYYLGVLIIIGALFRPAVGLRARRILTRRLTRALAVVTAGAVIWVAAPRPFRMVFLSVGQGDAIYVRSTSGQVMLVDGGDQYAGERHVRPFLRRQGVGTIDAVVMTHGHSDHAGGLPRAMEGARVGAAIVPAGQPCSRYALEFIKAAERSGAVTVAVASGHTIAWGGLSIQVLNPPRPGAPARLDANEASIVLRIEFRGFSALLCADSGHAFEARALRAGVPRTLVLKVGHHGSSGSSGQRFIEAVAPESVVVSVGRNAYGHPSEAVLARLAAAGARVLRTDEVGAVTVTFWPLLRKTLISDMRAVWNRSPMFRGLESLSK; this comes from the coding sequence GCCGTGGCCGCGACCACAGGGACGACCCTGCGATTGTCCGTTCGGTTCAGGGCCGGGTTTGCCTGGGCCGCTCTCTGCATCGCGGGATGGGCTGCCGGGGATCTAGCTGTCTGTCATATAGACCGAGGGGCCATGATCTCGGTCGCTCGGTTTGCCGGAACCGAGGTCACGGTGTGTGGGATTGTGGCAGACGTCCGCACGGTCCCACGAAACTCGCAGGTGGTGATATCCACGAAGCGAGTCGGCGTGGGGGACGCGCTGTTGCCCGCCACCGGAGGGCTCAGGATCAGGCTGGGTCACACAGACTCTTCTGCAGATGTTGCAGACCTGCGTGTGGGAGACACGGTCCTTGCAAAGCTCCGTCCCGAACTCCCTCCGCGCGCCATGAACCCGGGCGAGCCTGATTTCCGGACCATCCTTCTCAGGTCGGGTATCCACGTCACGGCGAGGGCAGGCCTGTCCGACATCACATTGGTCGAGCGGGGCCGCCCTGGCATGCTCACAGGCCTCGGCCTCTCAGTGCGTGAGCTGGTATCGAGGACGGCGGGGATGACCCTCGCGCCGGCCCAGCGAGACCTATTCCTCGCAATGGCATTAGGGGATCCGGACATTCTCGACGGCGAGACCCTCGAGGCATTCAGGCGCGTGGGCGCGGGGCACCTGCTTGCGGCGTCGGGCCTCCACGTCGGGCTTGTGATCGGAGCGACGCTGGGCATTGCCCGGCTCATGCATCTGCCGGTCGGAATTGCCAACACCCTCGCCGCGTGTGCGTCACTCATCTATGCCGCTGCGGCGGGCATGAGGACCTCCGTCGCCCGGGCGTGCTTTGTGTTTCTGCTGTCCTTGGCCGGATCCATGTTGGGGAGGAGGGTCAGGCCCCCAAACCTCCTGGCCGTGGCGGCGCTGGCACAGCTCTTGGCGAACCCACTTCTCCTGGGTGACCCCGGGTTTCAGATGTCCTACATGGCCGCGTTCATCACTGTAACGGTAGTGCCCCGGCTGGCAGCGCTATTGCCGGCGAGGCTCAACAGGTTCATTCGCTGGTGTGTCGTTTGTCTCCTCGCCTCCGCCTGCATCCACGCGGTACTGTGGCCGGTGGTGGCCAACATGACCAACCAGGTCGCGACAGTGGGCCCACTAGTAAACCTGGTGGCCTTACCCCTCGCCACCATTGCTCTCTGGCTTGGTTTCGTCGGATGCGCGCTCTGCACAGTCTGGTCGCCGATGGGAGTGGCCGTAAACCAGGTGTCGGGCACGGCTCTCGAGGCCCTGGGCAGGTTTGTTCTGTGGTCTGGTAGGGAGGGCTGGACGACTGTCTGGGTCAGGTCCCTGACTGGTCCAGAGATCGGCCTCTACTATCTTGGTGTCTTGATCATCATAGGTGCTCTCTTCCGTCCTGCTGTCGGCCTCCGGGCCCGGAGGATTCTCACCCGCCGCCTGACTCGAGCCCTCGCTGTGGTCACTGCAGGTGCAGTAATATGGGTGGCCGCCCCTCGCCCGTTCCGGATGGTCTTTCTCAGTGTGGGACAGGGGGATGCCATCTACGTCCGCTCCACCTCGGGGCAAGTCATGCTCGTTGATGGAGGGGACCAGTACGCCGGGGAGAGACATGTCCGGCCGTTCCTACGTAGGCAGGGAGTCGGCACGATCGATGCCGTGGTGATGACCCACGGGCATTCGGACCATGCCGGGGGATTGCCGCGCGCCATGGAAGGAGCAAGGGTGGGGGCCGCGATAGTCCCCGCTGGGCAACCCTGTTCCAGATACGCCCTGGAGTTCATCAAGGCAGCAGAGCGCTCTGGGGCGGTGACGGTTGCCGTTGCTTCCGGTCACACAATCGCGTGGGGCGGCCTATCGATCCAGGTTCTGAATCCACCGCGACCGGGTGCACCAGCCAGACTGGATGCGAATGAGGCGTCAATTGTGCTTAGGATCGAGTTTCGGGGGTTCTCCGCCCTGCTGTGTGCGGATTCGGGCCACGCATTCGAGGCCCGTGCTCTGAGGGCGGGTGTGCCCCGCACACTCGTTCTCAAAGTTGGGCACCATGGCTCTTCCGGTTCCTCCGGCCAGAGGTTCATCGAGGCGGTAGCACCAGAGTCCGTCGTGGTCTCCGTTGGGAGAAACGCGTATGGGCACCCATCCGAGGCAGTCTTGGCGCGGCTCGCTGCTGCCGGCGCCCGGGTGCTCAGGACGGACGAAGTGGGGGCGGTGACAGTGACATTCTGGCCGCTCCTCCGGAAAACCCTGATATCCGACATGCGCGCTGTCTGGAACAGGTCACCGATGTTTCGAGGTTTGGAGAGTCTTTCGAAATAG